The genomic window GGCCGAACGCGCCATCACCCGCTTGGCCCGCATCCAGACCGACCAGCGTGCACTGGAATCGCAGCGCGCGTCCATCGCCCAGGCCGAAGCCACGCTGGGCGATGTCAACACCGCACTGCAAAGCTTCCGTGAACTGGCGGCCACCGCAGGCAATGCCTCACACTCCGCACAAGAACGCCAGGCCATTGCCAACGAGTTGAAGGGTTACCGCGACCAGATCTTCGCCATGGCCAACCGGCAGGACACCAATGGCCTGCCCCTGTTCAGCGCCCTGGGCAGCGCCCTGGCCCCCTTTGTAGGGCCGCAGGGTTTGCCGCAGGACTACACCTTTGCCGGCCAACCCGGCCAAGTGGCCAGCAACGAGGTGTCCATACCCTACACACTGGATGGTGACCGCGCCTTCATGAACATGCCAGGGCGCGATGGCGTGTTCAACGTGACGCTGACCACAGTGGCCGGCGCTCCGCACGAACTCCGCAGCAGTGGGGTCACCCTGGTACAACCGCTGCCCGCTGCGCCCTCGGGTTTGTCGTCCAACTCTTCTTATGCCATCACCATCACGGGGGTGGACACCACCAGCGTTCCCGGCACGACCACCGTGACCTATGACATTTCTGAGACCCCCAATGTCACCGGCCCCTTCAGCGGTTCGTCCAGCTACCCCAGCAACACACCGGCCAATATTGCGGTCACCGCCATCCCCGGCCTATCCATCAATGTGCGCGGTGCACCCGTGGTGGGCGACGTGTTGACGCTGGACCCACGGCCCAGCATCTTCAGTGTGCTGGACGACGCCATCCGCGACATCGGCAATGCGCCCAACAGCAATGCATCCATGCAGGCCGTGGGCCAGGCTTTGCACAATGTAGACATCGGCATGTCGCGTATATCGGCCGTGCGCGGCCAGGCGGGTGATTTGTTGAACCGCGCAGACCGCATCTCGAACAACCAGGAGAAACGCAGCATCCAGGTCGAAGGCGACCGCTCCCGTGCGGAAGACCTGGACATGATCAAAGGCGTGTCTGACTTTCAAAACCAGCAGACGGGTTACCAGGCGGCGCTGCAGTCCTACGCCCAGGTGCAAAAGCTGTCGCTCTTCAACTTCATCAGTTGAGGCCGCTATCCCCGGCCGGTTGACGCCATGACTCCATCGGTTCTGGGCAGCGTCACCCTCGGATACGAACTGCTCTGGAACCAGAAACGCCGCTGCTGCGGTGTGCGCCTGTTTGTAGACAGCCCGGTCAGCAGCACCCTGGACGCCCGCCATTTGCTTGCCGCGCTGGCCGAGCTGTGGCCCGACACGGCCCCCAACCTGCTGCTGCAGGTGCGCGACCCTTCCTTGCTGGCGGGCCTGCTGGCGCTCACCCCGCCGCGCAGCCTGTGGCTGGAGTTGACGGACACACAACTGGCCAACACCACGCTGGCCAACAGCGCACGCCAGGCACATGCCCGCGGGCTGCCCCTGGTCTGGAGCGGGGAAGCAGGCCATGCGCCAAGCGCCAACATGGCGAAGATTTTCCACAAGACCCTGCGCGCACTGACACCCCACCAGGCCCTGGCCGCCCTGCGCACGTCACAGCAACCCGGCGCACCAAGCCCGGTCGTCGCGGGCAGCATTTATGAGGGACTGGCCAGCCCGGCGTTGCTGGAACATTCACTGGACCGCCAGGGCGCATGGGCCGTAGCCGGCTGGCCCGTGGACGAAATTTTGCATGCCTACCGGCTCAAACAAATTCAACCCTCGCGCCAGTTGCTGCGCGGCCTGGTGGCAGCCATAGAAGCCGATGAATCACTGGATGTGCTGGAGCACCGCATGGGGGAAGAGCCGCTGCTGGTCTACCGCTTTCTGCGGTATGCCAACTCTGCCCACCTGGGCGCCCGCTGCGAGGTCACCACCGTGCGCCAGGGCCTGATGGTTATGGGTTACAGCAAGCTGCGCAACTGGCTGCTGGAGCAGACGCAGCAGGCCAGTACGGACGCCAACCTGGACCCGATACGCTGCGCCATGGTGCTGCGCGCCCGCATCATGGAGCACCTGTCCGAAGCCGGCCTGGAAGACGCGCTGCGCAGCGAAGTTTTCCTGTGTGGCGTGTTGTCGCAGCTTGATCTGCTGCTGGGCGAACCCCTGGGCGCCGCCATCCACCGCCTGCCACTGCCCGGGCGTATTGCCTCTGCGGTGGTTGGAGACAGTGGCCCCTACGCGCCGTGGCTGGCCGTGGCCAGCGCGCTGGAATCCAGCAACACGCGCATGGTGCGCGAGGTGTGCCGGGCGCACAAGATGCCGGCGGATATGGTGAACCGGGCGCTGCTGCGCACGCTGGCAAAGGTTGGCGGTTAGACCTGAACCCAACGGCGGGCGTCTTTCAGCAACAAGAGAAGCTGATCCGGGCGCAATGGTGACGCCTCAAAACCGAACCGCAGGTAAAAGCGTGCCGCGTCCGCGTCCAGCGGGTGAGTCAGCAGCGCGCGAATGCCAGCTTGTTCGGCAATCAACAGCGTGCGTCGAATCGCGTCTTGCAACATGCCAATACCTACGCCATGTCCTTGCGCCTGTTGTGCTACAGCCAGGCGCGCCAAGATCACAACGGGAACCGGGTATTGGCCCATGCCTTTGCGGATGCGCTCGGGAGCCTCCAAGGTATCGACTTGGCCTACCGTCAGGCTGAAATAACCAACCACCCCGTCATCGTGCGCCACCACAAAGGTCTTGGCAGAACCGCTGGCCTGGGATTGGCGTGCGTAGCGTGTGAGCCACTCATTGAGGCTTGGTTTTCCACAATCGAAACTGTCGAGACGGTGCAAGGCCTGTAACGGAACGGGAGCCCCGAACGTCATGGTTTATCCCAGGGCGCCTTGTGCGAAAACAGGTCTTTCAGGCCTGGGTTGTCCTGCGCGGGCCTATCCAGCAAATCCATTAGCGCCTGGTATTGGCTACCGGACACCATGAACAACCGCTGGTCCAATAGGGTTTGTTCGGCCGC from Rhodoferax sp. AJA081-3 includes these protein-coding regions:
- the flgL gene encoding flagellar hook-associated protein FlgL, coding for MANFVRLGSANAYDTALSNIMSRQTALANLQENLTSGKRVVRASDDPTGAAQAERAITRLARIQTDQRALESQRASIAQAEATLGDVNTALQSFRELAATAGNASHSAQERQAIANELKGYRDQIFAMANRQDTNGLPLFSALGSALAPFVGPQGLPQDYTFAGQPGQVASNEVSIPYTLDGDRAFMNMPGRDGVFNVTLTTVAGAPHELRSSGVTLVQPLPAAPSGLSSNSSYAITITGVDTTSVPGTTTVTYDISETPNVTGPFSGSSSYPSNTPANIAVTAIPGLSINVRGAPVVGDVLTLDPRPSIFSVLDDAIRDIGNAPNSNASMQAVGQALHNVDIGMSRISAVRGQAGDLLNRADRISNNQEKRSIQVEGDRSRAEDLDMIKGVSDFQNQQTGYQAALQSYAQVQKLSLFNFIS
- a CDS encoding HDOD domain-containing protein, giving the protein MTPSVLGSVTLGYELLWNQKRRCCGVRLFVDSPVSSTLDARHLLAALAELWPDTAPNLLLQVRDPSLLAGLLALTPPRSLWLELTDTQLANTTLANSARQAHARGLPLVWSGEAGHAPSANMAKIFHKTLRALTPHQALAALRTSQQPGAPSPVVAGSIYEGLASPALLEHSLDRQGAWAVAGWPVDEILHAYRLKQIQPSRQLLRGLVAAIEADESLDVLEHRMGEEPLLVYRFLRYANSAHLGARCEVTTVRQGLMVMGYSKLRNWLLEQTQQASTDANLDPIRCAMVLRARIMEHLSEAGLEDALRSEVFLCGVLSQLDLLLGEPLGAAIHRLPLPGRIASAVVGDSGPYAPWLAVASALESSNTRMVREVCRAHKMPADMVNRALLRTLAKVGG
- a CDS encoding GNAT family N-acetyltransferase; protein product: MTFGAPVPLQALHRLDSFDCGKPSLNEWLTRYARQSQASGSAKTFVVAHDDGVVGYFSLTVGQVDTLEAPERIRKGMGQYPVPVVILARLAVAQQAQGHGVGIGMLQDAIRRTLLIAEQAGIRALLTHPLDADAARFYLRFGFEASPLRPDQLLLLLKDARRWVQV